In one window of Romboutsia hominis DNA:
- the rsxC gene encoding electron transport complex subunit RsxC produces MKLLTFKGGIHPPYKKEYSEKKAIEIAKSPKVVYIPLQQHIGAPAKEIVKVGDLVKVGQKIGEQQGFVSCNVHSSVSGKVIAIKEHELAGGRGTCIVIENDFKEQIHESIKPKGNLEDLSKEEIVSIIKEAGIVGMGGATFPTHVKLSPPPDKKIDTVILNGAECEPYLTADHRLMLENPEDVVYGLKVLMKSLNVSKGYIGIEVNKPDAISAIEKEAQKYDDIEVVGLEVKYPQGAEKQLIYACTKREVPSGGLPMDAGAVVNNVGTAAQIAKTIKTGMPLIERITTVTGSCINEPKNLVTKVGTLVSEIIDQCGGFKEDKIVGKVIMGGPMMGLAQYTIDIPTNKGTSGILCLDDEESKTPKPQNCLRCGKCLTVCPAFLQPLYISAYSLKNDFESAERYRALDCIECGSCSFVCPARRPLLQSVRNAKREIISNRRKESAKK; encoded by the coding sequence ATGAAACTCTTAACTTTCAAAGGAGGAATACATCCTCCATATAAAAAAGAGTACTCAGAGAAAAAAGCTATTGAAATAGCTAAGTCACCAAAGGTAGTTTATATACCACTTCAACAGCATATTGGTGCACCTGCTAAAGAGATAGTTAAGGTTGGGGATTTAGTAAAAGTTGGTCAAAAAATAGGTGAGCAACAAGGATTTGTTTCTTGTAACGTACATTCTTCTGTATCTGGTAAAGTAATAGCTATAAAAGAACATGAATTAGCTGGTGGAAGAGGCACATGTATTGTTATAGAAAACGATTTTAAGGAACAAATACACGAAAGCATAAAACCTAAAGGGAATTTAGAAGATTTAAGTAAAGAAGAAATTGTATCAATAATAAAGGAGGCTGGAATAGTTGGTATGGGAGGAGCTACTTTTCCAACTCATGTAAAGCTATCACCACCACCAGATAAGAAAATTGATACTGTTATATTAAATGGAGCTGAGTGTGAACCATATCTAACAGCAGATCATAGGCTAATGCTTGAAAATCCAGAAGATGTAGTTTATGGATTAAAAGTACTTATGAAATCTTTAAATGTATCAAAGGGATATATAGGAATTGAAGTAAATAAACCTGATGCAATTTCTGCAATAGAAAAAGAAGCTCAAAAATATGATGATATTGAAGTTGTAGGTCTAGAAGTTAAGTATCCACAAGGGGCAGAAAAACAACTTATATATGCATGTACTAAAAGGGAAGTTCCATCCGGTGGGCTACCTATGGATGCAGGGGCAGTAGTAAATAATGTGGGAACAGCAGCACAAATTGCTAAAACTATAAAAACAGGAATGCCATTAATAGAAAGAATTACTACTGTTACAGGTAGTTGTATAAATGAACCAAAAAATTTAGTTACAAAAGTTGGAACACTAGTATCAGAGATAATAGACCAATGTGGAGGCTTTAAAGAAGATAAGATAGTTGGTAAGGTAATAATGGGTGGCCCAATGATGGGACTAGCGCAGTATACAATAGACATACCTACAAATAAGGGAACATCAGGTATATTATGTTTAGACGATGAAGAGTCTAAAACACCAAAACCACAAAACTGCCTAAGATGTGGTAAATGTCTAACAGTATGTCCAGCATTTTTACAACCGTTATATATAAGTGCTTATTCTTTAAAAAATGATTTTGAAAGTGCAGAACGTTATAGAGCTTTAGACTGTATAGAGTGTGGATCTTGTTCATTTGTTTGTCCAGCAAGAAGACCACTACTTCAATCAGTAAGAAATGCAAAAAGAGAAATTATTTCAAATAGAAGAAAAGAATCAGCTAAAAAATAA
- a CDS encoding RnfABCDGE type electron transport complex subunit D, with the protein MNNKLIVSSSPHVRSNQDTSYIMKQVIIALLPAMASAVFLYRLSALNVIFFCTVGAVGCEFLYQKLTKQDVTIGDFSAVVTGILLAFNVPASLPWWMCILGSAFAIIVVKMVFGGIGNNFLNPALGARAFLLASFPVAMTAWTIPGVNWVSSGNIDAYTTATPLSFLKSGAIGISELTSNGISLTDMVIGNIGGCIGETSSIFIVLGGLYLIYKGIINYIIPVFYIGTVFILAFILGGFDINFAIYQLAAGGLMLGAFFMLTDYTTSPMSKAGQIVYAILAGVITIVIRMYGGYPEGVSYSILLANVATPLIDKYMKGRVFGEVAK; encoded by the coding sequence ATGAATAATAAATTGATTGTATCGTCTTCTCCGCATGTGAGAAGTAACCAAGATACGTCTTACATAATGAAACAAGTTATAATAGCTTTACTACCTGCTATGGCATCAGCAGTGTTTCTTTACAGATTAAGTGCATTAAATGTAATTTTCTTCTGTACAGTAGGAGCAGTAGGATGTGAATTTTTATATCAAAAATTAACTAAACAAGATGTTACTATAGGAGATTTTTCAGCAGTAGTTACAGGAATATTATTAGCATTTAATGTGCCAGCATCTCTTCCGTGGTGGATGTGCATATTAGGTTCAGCATTTGCTATAATAGTGGTTAAAATGGTTTTTGGTGGAATAGGAAATAACTTTTTAAACCCAGCATTAGGTGCAAGGGCATTTTTACTAGCATCATTTCCAGTGGCTATGACAGCTTGGACGATACCTGGAGTTAACTGGGTAAGTTCGGGAAATATAGATGCATATACAACAGCGACTCCATTAAGTTTTCTAAAAAGTGGAGCAATAGGCATATCAGAATTAACATCAAATGGAATTAGCCTAACAGATATGGTAATAGGTAATATAGGAGGATGTATAGGGGAAACATCATCTATATTCATAGTACTAGGTGGGCTTTATCTAATCTATAAGGGAATAATAAATTACATAATTCCAGTATTTTACATAGGAACAGTTTTTATATTAGCATTTATACTAGGAGGATTTGACATAAACTTTGCTATATATCAATTAGCGGCAGGTGGACTTATGTTAGGTGCATTTTTTATGCTTACAGATTACACAACATCACCTATGTCCAAAGCAGGTCAAATTGTTTATGCTATTTTAGCAGGAGTTATAACTATAGTTATAAGAATGTATGGTGGATACCCAGAAGGAGTTTCATATTCTATATTATTAGCCAATGTAGCTACTCCACTTATAGACAAATACATGAAAGGTAGAGTATTTGGGGAGGTGGCTAAATAA
- a CDS encoding RnfABCDGE type electron transport complex subunit G produces MKNILRLGAILFTICAVAALALGFINQITAPIIEDRNIQANNELRQLVLEDATEFKQLDKKVIENIDGLEEGIVSEVYEGISGSDVVGYTIKTLPSGYGGVMEVIVGISKDGKITGVNIGNMAETPGLGTKANEPNFKGQFSEKEAKELSVVKGSATSDNQIAAISGATITSEAVTRGVNAAIKVFNESLNK; encoded by the coding sequence ATGAAAAATATATTAAGGCTAGGAGCCATATTATTTACAATATGTGCAGTAGCAGCTTTAGCACTTGGGTTTATAAATCAAATAACAGCGCCAATTATTGAAGATAGAAATATACAAGCAAACAATGAATTAAGACAATTAGTGCTTGAAGACGCAACAGAATTTAAGCAATTAGATAAAAAGGTAATAGAAAATATCGATGGATTAGAAGAGGGGATAGTATCAGAAGTATATGAAGGTATTAGTGGAAGTGATGTTGTTGGATATACTATAAAAACTTTACCTAGCGGATATGGTGGGGTTATGGAAGTTATAGTAGGGATATCAAAAGATGGAAAAATAACAGGAGTAAATATTGGAAATATGGCTGAAACTCCAGGGCTTGGAACGAAAGCAAATGAACCTAATTTTAAAGGGCAATTTAGTGAAAAAGAAGCCAAAGAACTTAGTGTAGTAAAAGGTAGTGCAACAAGTGATAATCAAATAGCTGCGATTTCAGGGGCTACAATAACATCTGAAGCTGTAACTAGGGGAGTTAATGCAGCAATAAAAGTATTTAATGAAAGCTTGAATAAATAG
- the rsxE gene encoding electron transport complex subunit RsxE: MRLGKIFKNGLIDENPAFVQVIGMCPTLAVTTSAINGLGMGLSTTAVLICSNIVVSLIRKIVPDKIRIPAFIVVIATFVTIVGMLLKAYVPSLDKALGLFIPLIVVNCLILARAESFASKNGSVESAVDGLGMGLGFSLALTVLGTIREILGNGSIFGMSIFGASFEPILLFILPPGAFLTLGFLLAGFNKIRSKKA; encoded by the coding sequence ATGAGATTAGGTAAAATATTCAAAAATGGTTTAATAGATGAAAACCCAGCCTTTGTCCAAGTAATAGGTATGTGTCCAACATTAGCTGTTACAACATCAGCTATAAACGGATTAGGTATGGGATTATCTACAACAGCAGTTTTGATTTGTTCAAATATAGTTGTTTCATTAATTAGAAAGATAGTGCCAGATAAAATAAGAATACCAGCATTTATAGTAGTAATAGCAACGTTTGTTACAATAGTTGGTATGCTTTTAAAGGCATATGTGCCTTCACTTGATAAAGCACTAGGGCTTTTTATACCTTTAATAGTTGTAAACTGTTTAATATTAGCACGTGCAGAAAGTTTTGCATCTAAAAATGGTTCTGTTGAATCAGCTGTAGATGGATTAGGTATGGGACTTGGGTTTAGTTTAGCATTAACAGTTTTAGGAACTATAAGAGAAATACTTGGAAATGGAAGTATATTTGGAATGAGTATATTTGGAGCTTCATTTGAACCTATATTGCTATTTATACTTCCTCCTGGAGCCTTTTTAACATTAGGTTTTCTTTTAGCAGGATTTAATAAAATAAGAAGTAAAAAAGCGTAG
- the rsxA gene encoding electron transport complex subunit RsxA has translation MNLVLIFLSVVLVNNVITSQFLGICPFLGVSKKVDTALGMGAAVTFVLTLASIITYFIQELLVITNNEFLQTIAFILVIASIVQFVEMVIQKMSPALYQALGVFLPLITTNCAVLGIALVNVNEGYNLIETIVNGFGAGIGFTLAIVLFAGIRERLELADIPESFKGFPITLISASLMSIAFLGFAGLIKL, from the coding sequence ATGAATTTAGTACTTATATTTTTAAGTGTAGTTCTTGTTAATAACGTTATAACAAGTCAGTTTTTAGGTATATGTCCATTCTTAGGAGTTTCTAAAAAAGTTGATACTGCATTAGGTATGGGAGCAGCAGTTACTTTTGTTTTAACATTAGCATCAATAATAACATACTTTATACAAGAACTATTGGTTATAACTAATAATGAATTTTTACAAACTATAGCGTTTATACTAGTCATAGCATCTATAGTTCAATTTGTTGAGATGGTAATACAAAAAATGAGTCCAGCCTTATATCAAGCGTTAGGTGTATTTTTACCATTAATAACAACTAACTGTGCAGTTTTAGGTATAGCTTTAGTGAATGTAAATGAGGGGTATAACTTAATTGAAACTATAGTTAACGGATTTGGTGCAGGTATAGGATTTACATTAGCTATAGTATTATTTGCGGGAATAAGAGAGAGATTAGAACTAGCAGATATACCAGAAAGTTTTAAAGGGTTCCCTATAACACTTATATCAGCAAGTTTAATGTCTATTGCTTTTTTAGGATTTGCTGGATTAATAAAGTTATAA
- a CDS encoding RnfABCDGE type electron transport complex subunit B, translating into MSILNSIFVLGGMGLIFGAILAYASKKFYVEVDERVEKILSILPGANCGGCGFPGCGGLANAIVEGNAPVNGCPVGGSDCSLKIGEIMGISSQEGEKEVAKVICKGRCDVAKDKYTYEGIYDCRSAATLNSGAKLCKYGCLGLGTCKDYCKFGAISIIDGLAVIDEEKCVMCGKCIEVCPKGIISKKPAKQEIVVECNSKDFGKEVKEKCSAGCIGCGICAKACKFDAIEFENKIAKVNYDKCVGCMVCVEKCPTKVIQGSLENRKKVMIEESLCIGCTICKKQCKFDAIEGELKGKHKVDKEKCVGCHLCLEKCPKKAIKTI; encoded by the coding sequence ATGTCTATACTTAATTCGATTTTTGTTTTAGGAGGTATGGGACTTATATTTGGAGCAATACTTGCATATGCTTCTAAAAAGTTTTATGTTGAGGTAGATGAAAGAGTTGAAAAAATATTAAGTATACTTCCAGGAGCTAATTGTGGAGGATGTGGATTTCCAGGATGTGGGGGATTAGCAAATGCAATAGTAGAAGGAAATGCCCCTGTAAATGGATGTCCTGTTGGAGGTTCTGATTGTTCTTTAAAAATAGGAGAAATAATGGGAATATCATCTCAAGAAGGTGAGAAAGAAGTAGCAAAGGTTATATGTAAAGGAAGATGTGATGTAGCAAAAGATAAATATACATATGAAGGTATTTATGACTGCAGATCAGCAGCTACATTGAACTCTGGAGCTAAATTATGCAAATATGGATGTTTAGGTCTTGGAACATGTAAAGATTATTGTAAATTTGGTGCTATATCTATAATAGATGGATTAGCAGTAATAGATGAAGAAAAATGTGTAATGTGTGGAAAATGTATTGAAGTTTGTCCAAAGGGAATAATATCGAAAAAGCCAGCAAAACAAGAAATTGTAGTTGAATGTAACAGTAAAGATTTTGGAAAAGAAGTTAAGGAAAAATGTAGTGCTGGATGTATAGGATGTGGAATTTGTGCTAAGGCATGTAAATTTGATGCAATAGAATTTGAAAATAAAATTGCTAAAGTAAACTATGATAAATGTGTAGGGTGTATGGTATGTGTTGAAAAATGTCCAACCAAAGTTATACAAGGTAGCTTAGAAAATAGAAAAAAAGTTATGATAGAAGAAAGCTTATGTATAGGTTGTACTATTTGTAAAAAGCAATGCAAGTTTGACGCCATAGAAGGTGAATTAAAAGGTAAGCATAAAGTTGATAAGGAAAAATGCGTTGGATGTCATTTATGCTTAGAAAAATGTCCTAAAAAGGCTATTAAAACTATATAA
- a CDS encoding Maf family protein — protein sequence MNIILASASPRRKEILENINVKFDIVKSDIDEVILEDELPPQVVMRLAFEKSMDVAKSNQESLVIGADTIVVFNNTILGKPKDKEDARNTIKLLSGNTHEVITGISLINLSANKKIIDYVVSKVKFKDLSEDDINDYINTGESLDKAGAYGIQGYGSLLIEEIQGDYFNIVGLPISKLSDLVKMHFDINFFYGG from the coding sequence ATGAATATAATCTTAGCATCAGCATCTCCTAGAAGGAAAGAAATTCTAGAAAATATCAACGTAAAATTTGATATAGTTAAAAGTGATATAGATGAGGTTATATTAGAGGATGAGTTACCACCTCAAGTGGTAATGAGACTTGCATTTGAGAAAAGTATGGATGTAGCAAAATCTAATCAGGAGTCTTTGGTTATAGGAGCAGATACAATTGTTGTGTTTAATAACACAATATTAGGGAAACCAAAGGACAAAGAAGATGCTAGAAATACTATTAAGTTATTATCTGGAAATACTCATGAAGTAATAACAGGTATTAGTTTAATTAATTTAAGTGCAAATAAAAAAATAATCGATTATGTAGTTAGTAAAGTTAAATTTAAGGACTTATCAGAAGATGATATAAATGATTATATTAATACTGGTGAGTCATTAGATAAAGCTGGAGCATATGGAATTCAAGGGTATGGATCATTACTAATTGAGGAGATACAAGGTGATTACTTCAATATAGTTGGATTACCTATATCAAAGTTAAGTGATTTAGTCAAAATGCACTTTGATATAAACTTTTTTTATGGAGGATGA
- the radC gene encoding RadC family protein — MTLEERPREKMLVKGEKCLSNSELLAIIIRTGTKSKNAIELANYIINKDTQGIRYLKDMTIEELCEIDGVGLSKATQIKAALELGSRIASFKPSRYKVKNPWDIYKYYMDILRYEKQEVFKVVLLNTKNEIISDVEVSKGTLNSSLVHPRDVFREAIKRSTNKIILMHNHPSGSVEPSNEDKNITSRLIKCGELIGIEVIDHIIIGDGLYFSFKESMII; from the coding sequence ATGACATTAGAAGAAAGACCTAGAGAAAAGATGCTTGTTAAAGGAGAAAAATGCTTATCTAATTCAGAGTTGTTAGCAATTATTATCCGAACAGGCACTAAATCAAAAAATGCTATTGAATTAGCTAATTATATCATAAATAAAGACACTCAAGGTATAAGATACCTAAAGGATATGACCATAGAAGAGTTATGTGAAATAGATGGAGTAGGACTATCTAAAGCAACGCAAATAAAGGCAGCGCTAGAACTAGGGTCTAGAATCGCTAGTTTTAAGCCTAGTCGATATAAGGTAAAAAACCCTTGGGATATATACAAGTATTATATGGATATTTTAAGATATGAAAAGCAAGAGGTTTTTAAGGTGGTTCTTTTAAATACGAAAAATGAAATAATATCAGATGTAGAAGTATCAAAAGGTACTTTAAATTCTTCTTTAGTACATCCAAGAGATGTATTTAGAGAGGCTATAAAACGAAGTACAAATAAGATAATTCTAATGCACAATCATCCATCTGGTTCTGTCGAGCCATCAAATGAAGATAAAAACATTACATCAAGACTTATTAAGTGCGGAGAACTAATAGGAATAGAAGTAATAGATCATATAATCATAGGTGACGGATTATATTTTAGCTTTAAAGAGAGTATGATAATCTAA
- a CDS encoding rod shape-determining protein, with product MSKEKKEKKEKKGLMSMFGFKKMTKDMGIDLGTANTLVYIKGQGIVVREPSVVAIRDDSKEVLAVGEEAKKMIGRTPGNIVAIRPMKDGVIADFDVTSAMLSYFIQKAAAKKGVVSPRIAICVPYGVTEVEKRAIEEAARQAGARDAYLIEEPMAAAIGAGLRVEEPEGNMVVDIGGGTTEIAVISLGGIVTAKSIRIGGDEFDESIVAYVKKEYNLAIGERTAEDVKISIGSTFKGDQETNMQIRGRDLISGLPKTIEIGSAEVRDALKEPINSIVDAIKSTLEKTPPELASDIMENGIMLTGGGALLRGLDKLVKQETGMPVTIAESPLDCVALGTGKSVEDQEIFEKVLMMNARK from the coding sequence ATGTCTAAGGAAAAAAAAGAAAAAAAAGAGAAAAAAGGGTTAATGTCGATGTTTGGATTTAAAAAGATGACAAAGGATATGGGTATAGATTTAGGTACAGCAAATACTTTAGTTTATATAAAAGGACAAGGTATAGTAGTAAGAGAACCATCTGTTGTTGCTATAAGAGATGATAGCAAGGAAGTTTTAGCAGTTGGAGAAGAAGCTAAAAAGATGATAGGTAGAACACCAGGTAATATAGTAGCTATAAGACCTATGAAAGATGGGGTTATAGCTGATTTTGATGTTACATCAGCAATGCTTAGTTACTTTATACAAAAAGCAGCAGCTAAAAAGGGTGTAGTAAGTCCTAGAATAGCAATATGTGTACCTTATGGCGTTACAGAAGTAGAAAAAAGAGCTATAGAAGAAGCTGCAAGACAAGCAGGAGCAAGGGATGCATACTTAATAGAAGAACCTATGGCAGCTGCTATAGGAGCTGGTCTTAGAGTTGAAGAGCCAGAAGGAAATATGGTTGTAGATATCGGTGGAGGTACTACTGAAATAGCTGTTATATCTTTAGGAGGTATAGTTACTGCTAAGTCAATAAGAATTGGTGGGGACGAGTTTGATGAGTCTATAGTAGCATATGTTAAAAAAGAATATAACTTAGCTATAGGGGAAAGAACAGCTGAAGATGTTAAAATAAGCATAGGATCAACATTTAAAGGTGATCAAGAAACTAATATGCAAATAAGAGGTAGAGACTTAATATCAGGTCTTCCTAAAACAATAGAAATAGGATCAGCAGAAGTTAGAGATGCTTTAAAAGAGCCTATAAACTCAATAGTAGATGCGATAAAATCAACTTTAGAAAAGACACCACCAGAATTAGCATCAGACATAATGGAAAATGGAATAATGTTAACTGGAGGGGGAGCATTACTTAGAGGTCTTGATAAGTTAGTTAAACAAGAAACAGGCATGCCTGTTACAATAGCAGAAAGCCCACTAGATTGTGTTGCTTTAGGTACTGGTAAATCAGTAGAAGACCAAGAAATATTTGAAAAAGTATTAATGATGAATGCAAGAAAGTAA
- the mreC gene encoding rod shape-determining protein MreC, translating into MISLRFDNNKKGKKKINVKVIATGTVAITLIGIIGISIGKFSGRNPIGPGPILDAVSAVESTFNKGFKFLGDGLGDLINYKKNANKIDKLEKEKNELKLEIAELNKKLDEVESLESLKKSLNFIDEKYEAKSVAASVVSKNDGNWYESFVLSAGSADGVKKDSLVVNGNGLVGMVYEVSKNYSKAVSLLDSKSSVSFRLLKDSKFKGVLTQNSTLDNKENYKNKGYLYGYMFDSNYDVIPGDVIVTSGLGLYPEGIPIGEVDKVIDDKNKSMKSVVVKPYADFKNIDDVKIIEPRNIR; encoded by the coding sequence GTGATATCTTTGAGATTTGATAACAATAAAAAAGGGAAGAAAAAGATCAACGTTAAAGTGATAGCAACAGGAACTGTTGCTATCACTTTAATTGGAATTATAGGAATATCAATAGGTAAATTTTCAGGTAGAAATCCAATAGGTCCTGGACCTATTTTAGATGCTGTATCTGCTGTAGAATCGACATTTAATAAAGGTTTTAAATTCCTAGGTGATGGCCTTGGTGATCTAATTAATTATAAGAAAAATGCTAATAAAATAGATAAGCTAGAAAAAGAAAAGAATGAGTTAAAATTAGAAATAGCTGAATTGAATAAAAAACTAGATGAAGTAGAATCACTAGAAAGTTTAAAAAAATCATTAAACTTTATAGACGAAAAGTACGAAGCTAAGTCTGTAGCAGCTAGTGTTGTCTCAAAAAATGATGGCAATTGGTACGAAAGTTTTGTACTAAGCGCTGGTAGTGCAGATGGAGTTAAAAAAGATAGTTTAGTAGTAAATGGTAATGGTTTAGTTGGTATGGTATATGAAGTTTCTAAAAACTATAGCAAAGCAGTTTCATTACTTGATAGTAAATCATCAGTAAGTTTTAGACTATTAAAAGACTCTAAATTTAAAGGCGTATTAACTCAAAACTCTACTTTAGATAATAAGGAAAACTACAAAAATAAAGGATATTTATATGGATATATGTTTGATAGTAATTATGATGTAATCCCAGGAGATGTAATTGTAACATCAGGGCTTGGGTTATATCCAGAAGGTATACCTATAGGTGAAGTTGATAAAGTTATAGATGACAAGAATAAATCTATGAAATCTGTAGTTGTTAAACCTTATGCTGATTTTAAAAATATAGATGATGTTAAAATCATTGAACCTAGAAATATAAGATAA
- the mreD gene encoding rod shape-determining protein MreD, producing the protein MKRVLLCLLGILLVIVEGSVTNYINIFSVSFNIVIIYMTIISLYLDELEAGIIGAIVGLTKDIAVGGIFGVNGLILFLTSYTISHLKDKIYKESSMTIFALVFLTTLVDSIVNIATTILVYNSYGIVKLLIVGILIMPTLNSLLSIILYKISKKSILKLKED; encoded by the coding sequence ATGAAAAGAGTTTTACTTTGTCTTTTAGGTATTTTGTTAGTTATAGTAGAAGGTAGTGTTACTAACTATATAAATATATTTAGCGTGAGCTTTAATATAGTAATAATATATATGACTATTATATCTCTGTATTTAGATGAATTAGAAGCAGGTATAATAGGTGCTATAGTAGGTTTAACTAAAGATATAGCCGTAGGTGGAATATTTGGAGTTAATGGTTTAATATTATTTTTAACTTCTTACACAATAAGCCATTTAAAAGATAAAATATACAAGGAAAGTAGTATGACTATATTTGCGCTAGTTTTTTTAACTACGCTAGTTGATTCTATTGTAAATATAGCAACCACTATCTTGGTTTATAATAGCTATGGAATAGTTAAGTTACTGATTGTAGGAATTTTAATAATGCCTACTTTAAATAGCCTTTTAAGTATTATTTTATACAAAATATCTAAAAAATCTATATTAAAACTAAAAGAAGATTAG